The DNA segment TCGATCGTGTACTCGGTGTAGTTGTAGATCTCCAGCGGCAGCGTCATCAGGCCGGGCCCGGTCAGGAACAGCGACACGGTGAACTCGTCGAACGAGATGATCAGCGAGAACGTCGCGCCGGCGATCAGGCCCGGCCGGATCAGCGGAAGCGTCACGTGCCAGAACGTCCGCCAGCGGTTGGCCCCCAGGATCTGGGCGGACTCCTCGAGCTGCCGGTTCACCCCGTGAAGGGTCGCCGACACGGTCCGCAGCACGTAGGGCAGGGCGATGACGACGTGGGCGAGGATCAGGCCGAGCGTCGTCCGGGTGAGCCGGAGCGGGTTCAGCACCATGAGCATGGCCACACCATACACGATCGCCGGGAAGACCAGGGGCGCG comes from the Candidatus Methylomirabilota bacterium genome and includes:
- a CDS encoding ABC transporter permease codes for the protein MAGDTARRRRAERILGWYVAGLLFFLALPILVVIPAAFGSTVTLAFPPHGLSLKWFKNVVDHPEFLRAFSVSLVVAVVATTIALVAGTLAAFGFVRHPFPGRPVLELLFVAPLVFPAIVYGVAMLMVLNPLRLTRTTLGLILAHVVIALPYVLRTVSATLHGVNRQLEESAQILGANRWRTFWHVTLPLIRPGLIAGATFSLIISFDEFTVSLFLTGPGLMTLPLEIYNYTEYTI